The following proteins are encoded in a genomic region of Grus americana isolate bGruAme1 chromosome 5, bGruAme1.mat, whole genome shotgun sequence:
- the MIS18BP1 gene encoding mis18-binding protein 1 isoform X1 gives MIVTPTRNPAGGPARRRGELPFRSVYLSSIPAGTLTPLKDLLRGQDTREVAPAAAEPAGRGESRARGPAAGGVFQSALVAGDEEPLDVGEIRADPGPERPLKRRACEPPARESPAKIFQRMKARALRQKQGSGLPAGKAPQRSCGSDLILTPTLNAVEQSRRRNYPATAGPRQRPAELPGGCIQPGEELFCAQIPENPTTKALAVDPLVLESPQKFFLRVKQKLQQQRKDPTPSNPVKQNIPPSTTTEAPLVESAFAEQLRNGPTEYVAMDKDDQDNFLVESMDADDEMSPNIVTSTQKLNSAPSKNRDRLEERWRNGEAKCAELHQGRRELHPSNKEDAHGVEKILETNSQQPSQSLCSIMLSSPKVHIPRKQKPREGSKVPLDKPRTDQVAGKADKEKNVCLTSWRIKVMDGNTAIYVEGKRKDMKDLTWHSNAITERIAHNRVRTSSGSIYLLQGNIDSASMRKEGFPYRFIKRFMYGFSKKWKEYIEEFLEERRRKEQKQNTEDENEESDSVVTDALKNAEDSARNVKKPETRNTTYEVLPKNDENAYTTPKRNSVLNDSNRVYTRSGRLVKPPLSFWCGQREFVDQKLNVTIEEGGVDYLSLMFSSEKSQRKTSSTSKKNKTKEVMKGTEKPPKGQSKGKNNEKGLSSKRETKSTGSKEARHFISDDDESDRAIDSTKIKTQVSVKLTPLNTAVLNKHDNNSRIPGTTKEKRGTEHGEQAMCQQAYKYSLRSAKQLQDKHLTEESSSKDEEEESSEDIPLSIKRKSQPLFEKETQNSKSSSNCKSSQDDANKVLCEQRTVKHSTASHNSTASRNVPLRLSVPKCLDGSDLLEGKIPSGDSSTSHLPDKAMRMRSRINPPRYFLESDTEPETNEEEFQVKEKNSKVANKKPNCKVSNTAKSSAAKSREPGREKVQKSLEVFPSAADGWSEKELQKLYRAVASFPKHKNGFWVEVAMAVGSRSAEECHQKYIEEQQAKGSKMHAKKTTASGKPEQKDKKEPVMITAKVGTFKRKQQMRDFLDHLPKDNHDDIFTATPFQNRRVKLPTFRGSHDDDDDDFALTDNPITPSSAVFPAVKTPQCEHISPGMLVPINRNDYDRHVFRMQKNTQGSRGTWDNVKKKSAGGVLGTPASHRARFSFDQKVKQTSVVGKLFVAEAEDSSDEEQDDSYFSA, from the exons ATGATCGTGACACCCACCCGAAACCCCGCCGgcggccctgcccgccgccgggGAGAGCTGCCGTTCCGGTCGGTGTACCTCAGCAGCATCCCCGCGGGCACGCTGACCCCCCTGAAGGATCTCCTGAGGGGCCAGGACACCCGCGAGGTCGCTCCGGCCGCCGCGGAGCCGGCGGGCCGCGGGGAGAGCCGCGCCAGAGGGCCGGCGGCTGGCGGCGTCTTTCAGTCCGCGCTGGTGGCGGGCGACGAGGAGCCGCTGGATGTTGGCGAGATCCGGGCGGACCCCGGCCCCGAGCGACCGCTGAAGCGACGGGCGTGCGAGCCCCCCGCCCGCGAGTCCCCGGCCAAAATCTTCCAGCGGATGAAGGCCAGGGCCCTGCGGCAGAAGCAGGGCTCGGGGCTGCCCGCGGGGAAGGCGCCGCAGAGGAGCTGCGGCAGCGACCTGATCCTGACGCCCACCCTAAACGCCGTGGAGCAGAGCCGAAGGCGTAATTACCCTGCCACGGCCGGCCCTCGGCAGAGACCCGCCGAGCTGCCCGGGGGGTGCATCCAGCCAGGAGAAG AATTGTTTTGTGCTCAGATTCCTGAGAACCCAACCACGAAAGCATTAGCTGTAGACCCTCTTGTATTGGAATCCCCTCAGAAGTTCTTCTTGCGTGTAAAGCAGAAATTGCAGCAGCAGCGAAAAG ATCCAACACCTTCAAACCCAGTCAAGCAGAACATTCCTCCTTCCACAACTACGGAAGCACCATTAGTCGAATCTGCTTTTGCTGAGCAGCTCAGGAATGGTCCGACAGAGTATGTGGCCATGGATAAGGACGATCAGGATAATTTCCTTGTGGAATCAATGGATGCTGATGATGAAATGTCTCCAAATATAGTGACTAGTACTCAGAAGTTAAACTCTGCCCCTTCTAAAAATAGGGATCGGTTAGAAGAAAGGTGGAGGAATGGAGAAGCCAAATGTGCTGAACTTCATCAAGGCAGAAGAGAGCTCCATCCAAGTAATAAGGAAGATGCTCATGGAGTGGAAAAGATACTGGAGACTAATTCTCAACAGCCCTCACAGAGCTTATGTAGTATTatgctctcttctcccaaagTCCACATTCCAAGGAAGCAAAAGCCAAGAGAAGGCTCTAAGGTCCCTTTGGATAAACCTCGTACAGATCAAGTTGCTGGCAAAGCAGACAAAGAG aaaaatgtctgcCTAACCAGTTGGAGAATTAAAGTGATGGATGGTAACACTGCAATATATGTTGAAGGAAAACGGAA AGATATGAAAGATCTGACTTGGCATAGTAATGCAATTACAGAACGCATAGCACACAACCGAGTGAGAACATCATCCGGCAGTATCTACTTGCTACAGGGAAATATAGATTCAGCTTCCATGAGGAAAGAAG GATTTCCCTACCGTTTCATCAAAAGATTTATGTATGGGTTTTCCAAAAAGTGGAAGGAATACATTGAGGAATTTCTCGAGGAAAGAAGAAG gaaagaacaaaaacaaaatactgaagatgaaaatgaagagaGTGACTCGGTGGTTACGGATGCgttgaaaaatgcagaagactCAGCAAGAAACGTAAAGAAACCTGAAACCAGAAACACCACCTATGAAGTATTACCAAAGAATGATGAAAACGCTT atacAACACCAAAGCGCAATTCTGTATTGAATGACTCAAACAGAGTTTACACTCGCAGCGGCCGTCTTGTTAAACCCCCATTAAGTTTCTGGTGTGGACAACGTGAGTTTGTTGATCAGAAACTAAATGTCACTATAGAAGAAGGTGGAGTAGATTATTTGAGCTTG atgttTAGTAGTGAAAAATCCCAACGGAAGACCAGTTCCACCTCtaagaagaataaaacaaaggaagtaatgaagggaacagaaaaacCACCAAAAGGCCAAAGTAaag GGAAGAACAATGAAAAAGGATTAAGTTCCAAAAGAGAAACCAAGTCCACTGGAAGCAAGGAGGCCAGGCACTTCATTTCAGATGATGATGAAAGTGATCGTGCAATTGAtagtacaaaaattaaaacacaggtTTCTGTTAAGCTGACTCCCTTAAATACTGCAGTACTAAACAAACATGACAACAACAGCAGAATCCCAGGAAcgacaaaggaaaagagaggaacagAACATGGAGAACAGGCTATGTGTCAGCAGGCTTACAAGTACTCTTTAAGGTCAGCCAAACAACTTCAAGACAAGCATTTGACAGAAGAATCATCAAgcaaagatgaggaagaggaatCCAGTGAAGATATCCCACTGTCTATCAAAAGGAAAAGTCAACCTTTATTTGAAAAAGAGACTCAAAACTCTAAATCTTCCTCTAACTGTAAAAGTTCACAGGATGATGCAAACAAAGTGTTGTGTGAACAAAGGACAGTAAAACACTCTACTGCCTCCCATAACTCTACTGCCTCCCGTAATGTGCCCTTGAGGCTAAGTGTGCCCAAGTGCCTTGATGGTTCTGATTTACTGGAAGGAAAAATTCCTTCTGGTGACTCTAGTACTTCCCATCTGCCTGATAAGGCAATGAGAATGAGAAGCAGAATCAACCCTCCAAGGTATTTCCTTGAATCTGACACTGAGCCTGAAACCAATGAAGAGGAatttcaagtaaaagaaaagaattcaaaaGTAGCGAATAAAAAACCAAATTGTAAAGTTTCTAATACTGCCAAGTCTTCAGCAGCAAAATCAAGAGAACCTGGGAGGGAAAAGGTGCAGAAATCTCTAGAAGTTTTTCCCAGTGCAGCTGACGGTTGGTCTGAAAAGGAATTGCAGAAGCTCTACAG GGCCGTTGCCTCCTTTCCAAAGCACAAGAACGGCTTCTGGGTGGAGGTCGCCATGGCGGTGGGGTCTCGCTCTGCTGAAGAATGCCATCAGAAGTACATAGAGGAACAACAGGCAAAAGGTTCCAAAATGCATGCCAAGAAGACCACCGCTTCAGGCAAACCAGAACAGAAAG ATAAGAAAGAGCCGGTTATGATAACTGCCAAAGTGGGGACCttcaaaagaaagcagcagatgaGAGATTTCCTGGACCATTTGCCGAAGGACAACCACGATGATATTTTCACTGCGACGCCCTTTCAGAACAGAAGAGTGAAG TTGCCAACGTTCCGGGGAAGCCACGATGATGACGATGACGACTTTGCGCTTACGGACAACCCGATCACACCTTCCTCAGCTGTCTTCCCTGCAGTGAAAACCCCTCAGTGTGAGCATATCAGCCCTGGTATGCTGGTACCCATCAACAG GAACGATTACGACAGGCACGTGTTCAGAATGCAGAAGAACACGCAGGGCAGCAGAGGCACCTGGGACAATGTCAAGAAGAAGTCG GCTGGAGGCGTGCTTGGGACGCCGGCTTCGCACAGAGCCAGGTTCAGCTTTGATCAAA AAGTGAAGCAGACCTCTGTTGTGGGGAAGCTCTTTGTGGCCGAGGCAGAGGATTCATCAGATGAAGAACAGGATGATTCCTACTTTTCTGCTTAA
- the MIS18BP1 gene encoding mis18-binding protein 1 isoform X2, whose amino-acid sequence MIVTPTRNPAGGPARRRGELPFRSVYLSSIPAGTLTPLKDLLRGQDTREVAPAAAEPAGRGESRARGPAAGGVFQSALVAGDEEPLDVGEIRADPGPERPLKRRACEPPARESPAKIFQRMKARALRQKQGSGLPAGKAPQRSCGSDLILTPTLNAVEQSRRRNYPATAGPRQRPAELPGGCIQPGEELFCAQIPENPTTKALAVDPLVLESPQKFFLRVKQKLQQQRKDPTPSNPVKQNIPPSTTTEAPLVESAFAEQLRNGPTEYVAMDKDDQDNFLVESMDADDEMSPNIVTSTQKLNSAPSKNRDRLEERWRNGEAKCAELHQGRRELHPSNKEDAHGVEKILETNSQQPSQSLCSIMLSSPKVHIPRKQKPREGSKVPLDKPRTDQVAGKADKEKNVCLTSWRIKVMDGNTAIYVEGKRKDMKDLTWHSNAITERIAHNRVRTSSGSIYLLQGNIDSASMRKEGFPYRFIKRFMYGFSKKWKEYIEEFLEERRRKEQKQNTEDENEESDSVVTDALKNAEDSARNVKKPETRNTTYEVLPKNDENAYTTPKRNSVLNDSNRVYTRSGRLVKPPLSFWCGQREFVDQKLNVTIEEGGVDYLSLMFSSEKSQRKTSSTSKKNKTKEVMKGTEKPPKGQSKGKNNEKGLSSKRETKSTGSKEARHFISDDDESDRAIDSTKIKTQVSVKLTPLNTAVLNKHDNNSRIPGTTKEKRGTEHGEQAMCQQAYKYSLRSAKQLQDKHLTEESSSKDEEEESSEDIPLSIKRKSQPLFEKETQNSKSSSNCKSSQDDANKVLCEQRTVKHSTASHNSTASRNVPLRLSVPKCLDGSDLLEGKIPSGDSSTSHLPDKAMRMRSRINPPRYFLESDTEPETNEEEFQVKEKNSKVANKKPNCKVSNTAKSSAAKSREPGREKVQKSLEVFPSAADGWSEKELQKLYRAVASFPKHKNGFWVEVAMAVGSRSAEECHQKYIEEQQAKGSKMHAKKTTASGKPEQKDKKEPVMITAKVGTFKRKQQMRDFLDHLPKDNHDDIFTATPFQNRRVKLPTFRGSHDDDDDDFALTDNPITPSSAVFPAVKTPQCEHISPGMLVPINRNDYDRHVFRMQKNTQGSRGTWDNVKKKSK is encoded by the exons ATGATCGTGACACCCACCCGAAACCCCGCCGgcggccctgcccgccgccgggGAGAGCTGCCGTTCCGGTCGGTGTACCTCAGCAGCATCCCCGCGGGCACGCTGACCCCCCTGAAGGATCTCCTGAGGGGCCAGGACACCCGCGAGGTCGCTCCGGCCGCCGCGGAGCCGGCGGGCCGCGGGGAGAGCCGCGCCAGAGGGCCGGCGGCTGGCGGCGTCTTTCAGTCCGCGCTGGTGGCGGGCGACGAGGAGCCGCTGGATGTTGGCGAGATCCGGGCGGACCCCGGCCCCGAGCGACCGCTGAAGCGACGGGCGTGCGAGCCCCCCGCCCGCGAGTCCCCGGCCAAAATCTTCCAGCGGATGAAGGCCAGGGCCCTGCGGCAGAAGCAGGGCTCGGGGCTGCCCGCGGGGAAGGCGCCGCAGAGGAGCTGCGGCAGCGACCTGATCCTGACGCCCACCCTAAACGCCGTGGAGCAGAGCCGAAGGCGTAATTACCCTGCCACGGCCGGCCCTCGGCAGAGACCCGCCGAGCTGCCCGGGGGGTGCATCCAGCCAGGAGAAG AATTGTTTTGTGCTCAGATTCCTGAGAACCCAACCACGAAAGCATTAGCTGTAGACCCTCTTGTATTGGAATCCCCTCAGAAGTTCTTCTTGCGTGTAAAGCAGAAATTGCAGCAGCAGCGAAAAG ATCCAACACCTTCAAACCCAGTCAAGCAGAACATTCCTCCTTCCACAACTACGGAAGCACCATTAGTCGAATCTGCTTTTGCTGAGCAGCTCAGGAATGGTCCGACAGAGTATGTGGCCATGGATAAGGACGATCAGGATAATTTCCTTGTGGAATCAATGGATGCTGATGATGAAATGTCTCCAAATATAGTGACTAGTACTCAGAAGTTAAACTCTGCCCCTTCTAAAAATAGGGATCGGTTAGAAGAAAGGTGGAGGAATGGAGAAGCCAAATGTGCTGAACTTCATCAAGGCAGAAGAGAGCTCCATCCAAGTAATAAGGAAGATGCTCATGGAGTGGAAAAGATACTGGAGACTAATTCTCAACAGCCCTCACAGAGCTTATGTAGTATTatgctctcttctcccaaagTCCACATTCCAAGGAAGCAAAAGCCAAGAGAAGGCTCTAAGGTCCCTTTGGATAAACCTCGTACAGATCAAGTTGCTGGCAAAGCAGACAAAGAG aaaaatgtctgcCTAACCAGTTGGAGAATTAAAGTGATGGATGGTAACACTGCAATATATGTTGAAGGAAAACGGAA AGATATGAAAGATCTGACTTGGCATAGTAATGCAATTACAGAACGCATAGCACACAACCGAGTGAGAACATCATCCGGCAGTATCTACTTGCTACAGGGAAATATAGATTCAGCTTCCATGAGGAAAGAAG GATTTCCCTACCGTTTCATCAAAAGATTTATGTATGGGTTTTCCAAAAAGTGGAAGGAATACATTGAGGAATTTCTCGAGGAAAGAAGAAG gaaagaacaaaaacaaaatactgaagatgaaaatgaagagaGTGACTCGGTGGTTACGGATGCgttgaaaaatgcagaagactCAGCAAGAAACGTAAAGAAACCTGAAACCAGAAACACCACCTATGAAGTATTACCAAAGAATGATGAAAACGCTT atacAACACCAAAGCGCAATTCTGTATTGAATGACTCAAACAGAGTTTACACTCGCAGCGGCCGTCTTGTTAAACCCCCATTAAGTTTCTGGTGTGGACAACGTGAGTTTGTTGATCAGAAACTAAATGTCACTATAGAAGAAGGTGGAGTAGATTATTTGAGCTTG atgttTAGTAGTGAAAAATCCCAACGGAAGACCAGTTCCACCTCtaagaagaataaaacaaaggaagtaatgaagggaacagaaaaacCACCAAAAGGCCAAAGTAaag GGAAGAACAATGAAAAAGGATTAAGTTCCAAAAGAGAAACCAAGTCCACTGGAAGCAAGGAGGCCAGGCACTTCATTTCAGATGATGATGAAAGTGATCGTGCAATTGAtagtacaaaaattaaaacacaggtTTCTGTTAAGCTGACTCCCTTAAATACTGCAGTACTAAACAAACATGACAACAACAGCAGAATCCCAGGAAcgacaaaggaaaagagaggaacagAACATGGAGAACAGGCTATGTGTCAGCAGGCTTACAAGTACTCTTTAAGGTCAGCCAAACAACTTCAAGACAAGCATTTGACAGAAGAATCATCAAgcaaagatgaggaagaggaatCCAGTGAAGATATCCCACTGTCTATCAAAAGGAAAAGTCAACCTTTATTTGAAAAAGAGACTCAAAACTCTAAATCTTCCTCTAACTGTAAAAGTTCACAGGATGATGCAAACAAAGTGTTGTGTGAACAAAGGACAGTAAAACACTCTACTGCCTCCCATAACTCTACTGCCTCCCGTAATGTGCCCTTGAGGCTAAGTGTGCCCAAGTGCCTTGATGGTTCTGATTTACTGGAAGGAAAAATTCCTTCTGGTGACTCTAGTACTTCCCATCTGCCTGATAAGGCAATGAGAATGAGAAGCAGAATCAACCCTCCAAGGTATTTCCTTGAATCTGACACTGAGCCTGAAACCAATGAAGAGGAatttcaagtaaaagaaaagaattcaaaaGTAGCGAATAAAAAACCAAATTGTAAAGTTTCTAATACTGCCAAGTCTTCAGCAGCAAAATCAAGAGAACCTGGGAGGGAAAAGGTGCAGAAATCTCTAGAAGTTTTTCCCAGTGCAGCTGACGGTTGGTCTGAAAAGGAATTGCAGAAGCTCTACAG GGCCGTTGCCTCCTTTCCAAAGCACAAGAACGGCTTCTGGGTGGAGGTCGCCATGGCGGTGGGGTCTCGCTCTGCTGAAGAATGCCATCAGAAGTACATAGAGGAACAACAGGCAAAAGGTTCCAAAATGCATGCCAAGAAGACCACCGCTTCAGGCAAACCAGAACAGAAAG ATAAGAAAGAGCCGGTTATGATAACTGCCAAAGTGGGGACCttcaaaagaaagcagcagatgaGAGATTTCCTGGACCATTTGCCGAAGGACAACCACGATGATATTTTCACTGCGACGCCCTTTCAGAACAGAAGAGTGAAG TTGCCAACGTTCCGGGGAAGCCACGATGATGACGATGACGACTTTGCGCTTACGGACAACCCGATCACACCTTCCTCAGCTGTCTTCCCTGCAGTGAAAACCCCTCAGTGTGAGCATATCAGCCCTGGTATGCTGGTACCCATCAACAG GAACGATTACGACAGGCACGTGTTCAGAATGCAGAAGAACACGCAGGGCAGCAGAGGCACCTGGGACAATGTCAAGAAGAAGTCG AAGTGA